GGATGTGGACAAATGGGCGGCGGAACTCGTTCAAGCCGGTTACCCACTATGGGTGAGGGGTCAACTCAGCATAGGCCCGGTGAAAGTGGACTTTGCCTACATGGACACAGTAGACGAAGCCGGTGTAATCATCGAGTTTATCACCTGGCATGCCTTTGGTCAGGCATTCCGTCCTCCTGCTGGCGTCTTGACCGCTGTTGCACACTTGGAGAAAAGGTTAGGGAAGAGAAGTCTCTCACTCTAAAATCCAGCGGGCATAGAAATCGTCCAGTTCCTGGCCAGAAACTTGCTCCGCCACGCGCAGAAAATCATCCGGCGTAGCCAGCTTGTACTTGCGGTCTTGATAGTAGGTGCGCAGGACATCCAGGAATACCCCATCACCCAATGCTTTGCGCAATTCGTAGAAGAATACTGCCCCCTTGCCATAGACGATAAGACTGTACTCCTGAGGATCGAAGGCAAACACCGGCTGGTCAACTGGCAGGTCCTGACTCGTTCCCTTGATCTGCTCATAGCGACGAGCGATGAAATTCTGAAAGGCCAAATCCGCTCGAGTGCGGTCGTAGGCATGCTCGTAGTAGTAGACGGTAGAAAAATTGGTCAAGCTTTCGTCCAGCCATGGCACGTTTACCTGGTCATTCCCTACCACGCTGTACCACCACTGATGCGCCACTTCGTGCGCGAGAATGAACTCGAAGTACTCGCCGCCTTGGTCATAGTATTGCTGTCCAATCATGATCAGACCTGGATACTCCATCCCGCCGGCATAGATGGGCGCCTCCACGACATCGAATTCGGCAAAAGGATAGGGGCCAAAACTCTGCTGATAGGCACGCAGGCCATTGCGGGCATACTCCAGTATCTCTTCTCCCGCCTCTTTGTGCTCTGGCAAGTAATACGAGTTCAGGCGAATGTAGCCTACAGCACAAGAGGAAGACTCAAAGCGATCACTTGCCACCACCATGAAATCACGCATCGGGCCACTGAGGCAGGTCCAGGTTGTCGTACCGTCGCCGTTATCGCGCTTTTCGGTTGTGGAGCCCGAAGTGACGACCACCATGCCCTGCGGCACAGTCAGTTCCATCGTGAAGAAACTTGTCTCAGCGTACACCGGGTCGCCATAATCCGGTGCCAGCGATAGGTTCCACCCTGTCGGTTCGTAAACGGCTACCATGGCATAGAAATTGGACAAGAGAAGAACGCCATCTTGGTAATTAAACGTGCCGTAACCGCGTGCATTCCCAACCGGCACGGTGACTTGGTACTCCATGTGCACCTCTATGGACTGGCTGGGCTGCAAAGGATGGGGCAAGATTACACCCACCGCAGTATTGTCTGCCTTGTATTCGAGTTCAGGTTCATCCCCTTGCACCATCACCCGCTGGAAGGTCAGCATGCTACCGTAACTTGGCTTGTTAGGCCATAGGCGGAAGTAAAGCCTATCCAGAGGTTCGCCCGTCCTGTTTGTGTAATGCGTAACTTGAAAAACAGAAACCTGTGGCTCCTCACCAACCCAGTCTACCTGCGCACGGATGTAGTAGAAGGTGGGGGATTCGATCAATGTCACATCGTCTGCAGTGGTAGGCAACATTGCCGCTCGATACGCATCCACATCCAGCCAGGCTGGAGAGAGCACAGGCGTGGCCGTAGAAAAAGGAGTCGGGGTAGGACGAACGAAAACCGACAGCCTTTGGCAACTTGATGCCAGGAAAAGCACCGCGAAGCAAACGAACGAACACAGAGGCTTCCATTGTTTCTTCATCATCAACACAGGCGAGATTATACACAGACCTTTGCCTTCGCGCAATCGCGCGTAGGGCATCGTCAAGCAAACTGGAGCCTGGACACTGCGCCCTTGCTTGTGCTTGCTCCTCGTGGTACAATAATTTCACCGCTGTATCCGCACCTCATCACCAGGGAAAACAAATGGTAAGAAGGCTATTCAGGCTTGGCATACTGCTCTTGTTAGCACCGGCGATATACGTTTTGGCAGATGAAGCCCGCTCGTTCTTTGCTGCCAACGCGCAGTTTTTGCTTCAGAATGGTTTTTTACGGGTTCCTATGCCACCTGGTGCTCTACCCATTAATACTACGGGATAGGATTGCCTTTATCAAAGTTTTTGAACACGAACTGGGGCATGCCTATTCAGTACGCTGCTCCTACGCAATGTAAAAGCGTTCGTGGTAGGTGCAGAAGATTCAACAGCATCAGGTGTAGTAGGCTACATACCTAGTAGGCGTAATGCGCTGATCTCCCTAGCCCCTTATTTCTTGCCCGTTTTCACTCTGCCCTTGCTGCTGCTCAAGCCCTTGATATTTTCGTCGGTTCATGTAAGCGTTGATTCCCTGATCGGGTTTTCGCTAGCCTTTCACTACATGGGATTGGCAAAAGAACTCCGCCCATGGCAGCTAGACATCTGGAGGAGCGGGATTCTATTTTCAGTGGGTCTTACTTTATACTGAACTTGTCGTTGCTGGCGTGGCGCTGAACCGGTATGGGCAAATCCTGAATTACTTCCGCAACGAATCCCCGCATTCTGAGCACGCCGGGGAATTGAAACAACTACGAAAGTGTCTCTATGTGAGAGGCAACAGGGCGAAAAGTCCGAGGACGCGTTTATATTACCTTGTCGTTCGTCCCCGCCAGTTGCCTTAGCAACTCGGTCTGACCCACGTGATAGGTCTCGTGAAAATACAAGAAAAACAACCGCTCGGCTACGGTGGTCTTGCCACGGTGATCCTGTGCCTCTTTAGATAGCTCCTCGGGGGTTTTGAGATATGCAGCGCAACACCACTTCCTTCCTACTATATAGCAACCCTTATGTCAAGCAAAAGGGCATGCCAACTGGAGTATGCGCTGTCTCATGCTGTTCTCCGCTTTCTGCTTCTTGCGATCACGAGCAAAAAACTGCTCAGAAAGTTAGCTCCAGCACCCAGAGCAAAGGAGAAACGTGCCCCCAATCCCTGCCACAGCAAGCCTCCTACTCCATCTCCCATAGCACTTCCCAGATGCATCGCAGCATTGAACAGCCCGACTGCCCGTCCTTTGACCTGCATGGGAACTACATCCTGGGCAAAGACAGTGGCATAAAACCCCATCGAGTTGCCCAAGCAGTACATAGCGTAGAATAAATAGAGGAAGAAAAGCGAAGAGACAAAGGGGAAAAGAAGCCAAGCCAGTCCCATCAATGTGTAGCCTGCCATTGCGATATAGCCAGCTCCAGCGCGGTCGGCAAGCATCCCGGCAGGCCAGTTGGAAAGCAGCCACATGGCGTTGTAGATGGAGTCGAACCAAGCCAACTTCTGTACCTCTGTTCCAAAATGCTCCTGAACATAGTAAGGATAGTAACTGCCACAGTAAGCCCCCAGAGGCAGCACAAAGACGCTGGCACAGATCCACAGTAGTGCCGGGTGGCGTAGGGCATCCCGCCAATGCACTTTTTCCTCTGGCACATGGCTCCCAGCCTGCACTTCTGGTAACATCAGGAAAAGAATAAGCAAGGAGACCAGATAAAGACCGCATTTGCCCATGAACAAAAGCGGCCAGCCCCACTTTCCCACCACCCATGCTGTTATCGCTGCCCCGGGCACGGCAGCAGCACAGAAAGCTGTGTTCAGGAAACCCAAGGAACTGCTCATTTCGTCGCCCACCGCTCTTTTCAGCAGTGCCATCCCTGCTGGGGAAATAGCGGCCTGTGCGCCCATCCCTAAGACGTAACAGGCTCCAGCCTGTAACCAGTGGCGAGACAAGGCCTGACCCAGCAAAAAGATAGTGACCAAGATGACAAAGAGCAGAATGGAACGACGCGAGCCAATGCTGTCGGTCAAATACCCGCCCACCAAGGCGCCTAGGACACTGGCCGCCCACCCTGCACTCAGTACCACGCCCAATTGAGCAGGGGTGGTGCCAAAAGAGCGCATGAACGAGACCAACAATGCCCCACCGACGAAGAGGATGCCCGCCATTAAGTTGAACAGCAGAAAGGCCAGGACAACGCGATGGCGCGGGATTTTCATGAAGCCACCCTTTGGCACTTACGATGCCAAATTCTTACAGAACCACTTTGGCAGGCCAAGGAACATGCTCCGATTGGCCCCACAGTTTGCCGACATAGTCAAGCGAGAACAGATCTTGCAGTACATGCAACCAATACGCTCCACGATCGGTGAGCACAACCTCATCTTCTGAATCCCTCAACAGCCCCATGAGGGGCATGAGTCGGATGTACCCGCCATAGA
This genomic window from Chloroflexota bacterium contains:
- a CDS encoding MFS transporter is translated as MKIPRHRVVLAFLLFNLMAGILFVGGALLVSFMRSFGTTPAQLGVVLSAGWAASVLGALVGGYLTDSIGSRRSILLFVILVTIFLLGQALSRHWLQAGACYVLGMGAQAAISPAGMALLKRAVGDEMSSSLGFLNTAFCAAAVPGAAITAWVVGKWGWPLLFMGKCGLYLVSLLILFLMLPEVQAGSHVPEEKVHWRDALRHPALLWICASVFVLPLGAYCGSYYPYYVQEHFGTEVQKLAWFDSIYNAMWLLSNWPAGMLADRAGAGYIAMAGYTLMGLAWLLFPFVSSLFFLYLFYAMYCLGNSMGFYATVFAQDVVPMQVKGRAVGLFNAAMHLGSAMGDGVGGLLWQGLGARFSFALGAGANFLSSFLLVIARSRKRRTA
- a CDS encoding M1 family metallopeptidase, producing the protein MREGKGLCIISPVLMMKKQWKPLCSFVCFAVLFLASSCQRLSVFVRPTPTPFSTATPVLSPAWLDVDAYRAAMLPTTADDVTLIESPTFYYIRAQVDWVGEEPQVSVFQVTHYTNRTGEPLDRLYFRLWPNKPSYGSMLTFQRVMVQGDEPELEYKADNTAVGVILPHPLQPSQSIEVHMEYQVTVPVGNARGYGTFNYQDGVLLLSNFYAMVAVYEPTGWNLSLAPDYGDPVYAETSFFTMELTVPQGMVVVTSGSTTEKRDNGDGTTTWTCLSGPMRDFMVVASDRFESSSCAVGYIRLNSYYLPEHKEAGEEILEYARNGLRAYQQSFGPYPFAEFDVVEAPIYAGGMEYPGLIMIGQQYYDQGGEYFEFILAHEVAHQWWYSVVGNDQVNVPWLDESLTNFSTVYYYEHAYDRTRADLAFQNFIARRYEQIKGTSQDLPVDQPVFAFDPQEYSLIVYGKGAVFFYELRKALGDGVFLDVLRTYYQDRKYKLATPDDFLRVAEQVSGQELDDFYARWILE